Proteins co-encoded in one Methanobacterium veterum genomic window:
- a CDS encoding ABC transporter substrate-binding protein, with product MIYALGSGNLSSSSGNTVSITDVAGRTVQVPAQVNKVVGTGCSAREIVYLNASDKLVGIEQIETNSTGGWGNQLPYIIAHPELMKLPVVGNAKTDTVNYEKIAELKPDVVFAGTAEQANEIQSKTGIPTLVAYVGAVGTSDQMNTYKNSLKMMGKVLGKEERAEELTNYIDSTQEDLAKRTNSINSNKTVYIAGQAFYGAHGITSTNPYYPPFVMLNASNVASGINDTNATIHAIQIDKEQLIKWNPGFIFVEGGSIPAIENETAKNPEYQNIAAIKNGDVYGVLAYCMYSYNKDEMFANAYYIGKVLYPEQFKDVDPEKKAAEIFTEFDCGNGESVYSTLKTQYGGFKQLNL from the coding sequence TTGATCTATGCTTTAGGTTCAGGTAATTTAAGTTCAAGTAGTGGAAACACTGTTTCTATAACTGATGTTGCAGGCAGAACTGTTCAAGTCCCTGCACAGGTAAATAAAGTGGTAGGAACAGGGTGTTCAGCTAGAGAAATAGTGTACCTGAATGCCAGTGATAAGCTGGTTGGAATAGAACAGATAGAGACTAATTCAACAGGGGGATGGGGAAATCAGCTGCCTTACATCATTGCGCATCCTGAACTGATGAAGTTACCTGTGGTTGGAAATGCAAAGACTGATACTGTAAATTATGAAAAAATAGCAGAACTCAAGCCAGATGTGGTATTTGCTGGAACTGCCGAACAAGCAAATGAAATTCAATCTAAAACTGGTATTCCAACTCTTGTTGCATATGTGGGTGCAGTTGGAACATCGGATCAGATGAATACATATAAAAACTCTTTAAAAATGATGGGAAAAGTTTTAGGTAAGGAAGAAAGGGCAGAAGAACTTACAAATTACATTGATTCCACCCAGGAAGACCTTGCAAAACGTACTAACAGTATCAATAGTAATAAAACAGTTTATATTGCAGGGCAGGCTTTCTATGGAGCTCATGGTATTACATCTACAAATCCATATTACCCTCCGTTTGTAATGTTAAATGCTTCAAATGTTGCAAGTGGAATTAACGATACAAATGCTACTATCCATGCTATTCAAATAGATAAAGAACAGTTGATAAAATGGAACCCTGGCTTTATTTTCGTTGAAGGAGGCAGTATACCTGCAATAGAAAATGAAACCGCTAAAAATCCAGAGTATCAAAACATTGCTGCCATTAAAAACGGTGATGTTTATGGGGTATTAGCCTACTGTATGTACAGTTATAATAAGGATGAAATGTTTGCAAATGCTTATTATATTGGAAAAGTGCTTTATCCTGAACAGTTTAAGGACGTAGATCCAGAGAAAAAAGCTGCTGAGATATTTACCGAGTTCGATTGTGGAAATGGTGAATCAGTTTACAGTACATTAAAAACACAGTATGGTGGTTTTAAACAACTGAATCTTTAA
- a CDS encoding methyltransferase family protein, with amino-acid sequence MNITERPGTSLEGLQNMVENAANGLKVFSILKTSIEMGIFDILNKGTTCRQLSEKLEIEPVLTYYLLEILVKLGLVEKEGENYKNTPVSETYLDSESDYKRINCILSMEEPLNLWNNLKHTLKGKTAKKDENFFQFIIQVMAEDALCGELQDTVELVADYDEFKNAETLLDLAGGHGMYSIAFGQLNPDLQCYVFDFPDVLEETKKFIDKYDSSVQTIPGNFYADDFGGTYDVIFSSYNPGGKNPEIAEKVYNSLNRGGLFVTKQYFPEAGSDSLEDLLDNMEWNFTNFEKSNKSKERFTFKNDLKFEKYLLFLEDLGFSIVSVHRIGHFNTSFGNKAQDKMIIAKKVS; translated from the coding sequence ATGAATATTACAGAACGTCCGGGGACATCGTTGGAAGGACTGCAGAATATGGTTGAAAATGCTGCCAATGGTTTAAAAGTGTTTAGCATCTTAAAAACTTCAATAGAGATGGGAATTTTTGATATTTTAAACAAGGGTACAACATGCAGGCAGCTTTCTGAAAAACTTGAAATTGAACCTGTGTTAACCTATTATCTCTTAGAAATACTTGTTAAATTGGGGTTGGTAGAGAAAGAAGGGGAAAATTATAAAAACACGCCTGTTTCAGAAACATATTTGGATTCTGAATCAGATTATAAACGGATTAACTGTATATTATCTATGGAAGAACCGCTTAATCTTTGGAATAACTTAAAACATACCTTAAAAGGTAAAACAGCAAAAAAAGATGAGAACTTTTTCCAGTTCATTATACAGGTAATGGCTGAAGATGCCCTATGCGGTGAGCTGCAGGATACAGTTGAACTGGTGGCAGACTACGATGAATTTAAGAATGCAGAGACTTTACTTGACCTTGCAGGAGGTCATGGCATGTATTCAATCGCTTTTGGCCAGTTAAACCCTGATCTGCAGTGTTACGTGTTTGACTTCCCTGATGTTTTGGAGGAAACCAAGAAGTTTATTGATAAATATGATTCCAGTGTTCAGACTATTCCTGGAAACTTTTACGCCGATGATTTTGGGGGGACTTACGATGTCATATTCTCATCGTACAATCCTGGAGGTAAGAACCCTGAAATCGCTGAAAAAGTTTACAATTCATTAAATCGTGGAGGGTTATTTGTAACTAAGCAGTACTTCCCTGAAGCTGGCTCAGACTCGTTGGAAGATCTTTTAGATAATATGGAGTGGAACTTCACCAACTTTGAGAAATCCAATAAATCAAAGGAAAGGTTCACATTTAAAAATGATTTGAAATTTGAAAAATATCTTTTATTTTTAGAAGATCTGGGATTTTCTATAGTGAGCGTACATCGTATAGGCCATTTTAATACGTCTTTTGGAAATAAAGCACAGGATAAAATGATAATAGCTAAGAAAGTGAGTTAA